The DNA window CGATGGCTGTTTTATCGACGGTAAGGAACTTATCATAAATATGATGCACCTCTGTCACACCATTTGGTAGAGACACCTCTAAATCAAGGCCTTTGTTGAGGAACTTGAAGGAGATGGAGTCGAAGTTGGCAGATTCTACTTCGTATTCCTTAAGGTCTTTTTCATAGACTATTAATTCAATGTTTTCAATGTATTTATCGTAGCCTGCAATAGAAATAACCTTTGGTGCAGACAAAGCATCAAAATTAATATATTCAACGCGTCTGCCGTTTGTTGGGTTGGTATCTGGCAGTTTTAAATCATCTACAGGGACATATGGTGTGCCATAGTCCGTGAAGTTAGGGTCAAAGGTAGCAGCTATTGGTAGGCTTGCATGCCATTCGCCATCGACTTTAGTATAGGTCACAAATTCACGATATGTTGTATAGCCTATGAATGGCGTCAAAAGGACAGCACCTAAGGCTAGAGCCATAACGGTTGTGTGTACAGAAGGTTTTAAACCTTTCACCAGAGAATATACATTGTGTACTAAGAAGATTAGATTGAATGCACTTACGTAAATTGTATTGAGCCAGAGGATTGGTTCATTAATAACACGCTTACCGATAAGGGCTAAGCACAATGTAGTTAACGTAATGAACAAGAAGCACAGGATTTGCTGTGTTCTGCTGCTTTCACTCGATCTAAAGCTAGCCAAGTAGAATAGGTAGAAAATGGCTACATACGGATAGTAGGTGTAGAAGAAACGCGTATCCTCTCGAAGCCCTAACAGGATCAAGACTAAATAGATGTTAGCTAGAATGCCTGTAATAATGGACGCCTTTGGCAAGATAATGCCGAACACAACGGTAAAGAATTTACTTGGTGCTGGCGGACCCGCTGGATCCTCTTTGTAAGAACATACCATAGATAAACAAATGAATATGTTAATGGATGCAAGCACCTTAAAAATAGTTTCTTCAATGTTGAATGGTTGGTCAATGATAATGAAGAAGAACCATAAACTCATGATGATAACAATGTTATATAAAGTAGACGTAACAAGGGTGATGCCAATCCGTTTGATGCGATTAATGATTTCACCGATGTAGTATTCACCAGGCGATGTGAAATACAAGGCAATCATGGAGTACAGCCATAGGTACGATATATTTTCCGTGGCTATCTCAATGCCCCGCACATAGCCATAGGTTTCGTGAATCATATAAAGGCCAACGCTGATTCCGATACTTACTAAGGTATATATTATGGAAAACTTTCGTGCCCTTGTTATATAGCTTTGTAATATAACGATAAAGAAATACAGTGAGTATAGCTTAAGATCGATTTCGGAAAACCAATCTTGTTCAATATACAACGGTGTACAGGAAAATACGGCAATCAATACCAGTAATATAGGCGACTGCATTGCTAGGTCCCGCAGCGAAGACCATAAATGTTTAATGGCAAATTTCATAGATGTCTCTCCCTCTATAAATATAAATACCCCCTCTTATTATTAGTATACCTGTTTTCTGGTGAAAGCCCTATGAGGTTTTACATGCTTTTAAATATCCTTTACAATAACACTAAGAACTAGTTTTCAAAGAAAAGAGGTTGTCACATGGAATTCTCTTATTTTTTACCTGTAAACATCCAATTTGGTTGGAATAAAGTAGATAATATTGCTGATTTTGCTGCACCGTATGGCAAGAAAGCACTTATTGTAACTGGTCGTACTAGTGCTAAAAAATCTGGTTTATATGACCGGGTGGTAGCAAAGCTTGATGCAGCTCATATCGGTCATGTATTGTTTGATCAAGTAGATGCCAATCCATTGACCACAACTGCCTTAGACGGCGCTGCGTTAGCTAAATCTGAAGACTGTGATATGGTTATTGCTATCGGCGGTGGTTCCATCATGGACTGTGCCAAAGGGATTGCCTTTATGGCGGTGAATGAAGGCGATATTAACGACTATATTTTCAACCGTAAAACAAGTGATAATGCGCTGCCTCTTATTGTTATTCCCACGACTTGTGGTACCGGCTCTGAAGGTAATGGCTTTGGGGTGCTTACCAATCCTGAAACAGGGGATAAGAAATCTTTGCGTTGTAATGCTATTGTTCCAAAGGTATCCATCGTAGATCCTGCCGTAATGGGTACAATGCCACCTCATGTATTGGCGTCTGTTGGCTTTGACGCACTATGCCACAACATCGAAGCCTATACCTCTAAAACGGCGCAACCTTTTACAGATGCTTTGTCTCACTATGCAGTCATGCTATTGGCGCAATACCTCGTACCTCTATATAAACATGTGAAAGCCGTTGCAGATGGTAAACCTGAAGTTCTGAGCGAAAAACAACTCACAAAAGCTTGGGAATCAGTAACCCTTGCCAGTACAATTGGCGGTATGGTAATCAATACGGCAGGTGTAACCTTGGCTCATGGTATGGAACACCCTGCCAGTGGTCTTAAAGATATTACACACGGCGTGGGCCTTGCCGTTATTGAACCTGTTGTAGTGGAATACACTTGGAGTGCTAACCCTGATAAATTCGGCGCATTAGCTCGTATCTTTAACCACGGCGATGGCTCTGAACTAGGTGAAGCCTTACGTTTAATTGTGCACGAATTAGATTTGACAACGAATCTTACAGAACTAGGTTTTACGAAAAAAGACATTCCTTGGCTTGTAGATAACGTATACGTTGTGGCTACAGGCAATATAGCTAATACAGTGGCTGAAATAAGCCGTGAAGATATTGAAGCGTTGTATAAGAAAATGTTCTAAGTGTTGTCATTATAGGAGAGAGTTTTGTTCCAAGGATTTTATGGCCTATTAACGGTTATGCTATGCGTGTTGTTTGTAATTGTAGCAATCTTATTTAATTTAGCGCCTATTACATACATTGTTTTTGGTATAGCTATAGTATTGAGTTTGTTACTGCAATATAGGCGCTTTAAGAAACAGTCCATATCTGAAAGTGCTCATAGCCGATTGGCTTGTGGGTTGTTTATTGTCATAACCCTTAGCATATCTTGGCTCGTAGCTGATTGGGTTAAGTATGATACTCAAACGACTCATGATCAAATGGATGGTTTTGAGTTTAGCACAATGGATTGGAAACGGGGCTGGCCTAATAATGATGAATTACCGGAAGGCTTAAAGCGTCCAAAGGAGCTTCCAGAAGGGGTTCTCAGAGCTTCTGCATCTGGTGATAGCTTAGTTTGGGCAAATGCATATCCTACGAGATATACTGTATTAGAGGGAGACCCTAAAGTAATCTCACAGTATGAAATGATAGCTAAGCAAAATGCTACCTATACAGCGCAAATTGATGCGGATGGTGTATTGCGTGATTTAGACACTGGGGAGAAAAAGCGTTTTATATCTCATCCCAATAGCTATAACGTTATAGAGAGCATCGAGGAAGAACCTCTGAACTTACCACAACGAAATTTTATAGAGTGGTTACGCTTTGCACCTCGAAAAGAGACAAAAACTGTAGTTAAAGATACATATAACTCTACTCGAAATCATAGATTATATGTGTTTGTAGATGATGGTAATACTAAAAGACCTCATTTCGTGGAACTTTTGATCAGTAATGATGGGACACGGGCTGTGTTTTATCAATCTAAGTAATTTGAGTAGGTATTGTTGTGGAGAACGTAAATGCGACAGTGTTTAATCCGGAACGAACGCGAATGATTACTGTAGATATAGATATGTATCATTAGAGTTGGGCAGAGTTTGTATATAAAATTTGGAACAATACTTGAATATATTCTAATGTATTCAAGTATTGGAATTGACAGCATTAAAACATATCTTTATAATATGATTTAAAGAGACTAGGATGTATCAACAATCCCAGCCCTAGGGTTGGGATTTCTTTTTTTTGTCTCAAGTAGTTTAATTTTTAGAGAGGTGTTTTTATGGCAGATCAAAATAACAAAAACGTAGATACCTTAGCTCAAGAGATTACTTTAAAAAGTCGTGGGCAAGGTAAATTACGTCAGTTCATTTTATGGATGGGTGCACTTATTATCGGTGCTATTTTAGGTTGGCAACATATTCCAGCGTTAAATGAATTATTTAATTTTATTGCAGCTGTGTTTACACGTTTATTCCAATTCATCGCAATTCCAACGGTATCATTAGCAGTAATTACTACATTGTCTATGCTAGGTGCTAAAAAAGATACAGGACGTATCTTTGGTCATGCTGTGACATATACATTGTTAACAACAATTTGTGCAGCCGCTGTTGGTCTTGGTTTATTCCTTTGGATTGCTCCAGGTAACTTACCACTTGATGTAATCGGTGCTGGTGCAGCGCAAGTACCTGAAAAACTAGGTCATGTAACATATTATGATCATTTCTTATCCGTTATTCCTAATAATATTTTGAAACCATATTTGGAAGGTAACGTATTATCTGTTATGTTTATCTCCGCTTCTGTTGGTTTAGCTTTTGCGTTTATGCCTCGTACAGAAGGTCGCGAAGCAGTATTAAAAGTATTGTTCGGTTTACAAGAATTACTATTTACATTGATTAAAGCATTACTTTATGTATTGCCAATCGGTATCCTTGCCTTCGCAGGTCAATTATCTGCTCAAATTGAAGCGGGAGTAATCGTTGGTGCTTTAGGTAAATATACTGCTGTTGTTATCGGTGGTAACTTAATACAATTCTTTATCGTAATTCCATTGTTCTTGTTGTTCCGTGGCTTGAATCCTGTGGACGTATTCCGTAAAATGTCCCCAGCTGTAGCTGTTGCGTTGTTCACTAAATCCTCTGCTGCAACATTGCCAGTAACATTGGCGTCTGCTGAGGATAATTTGAAAGCTCACCCTGCAGTAGCTCGTTTCGTATTGCCAATTTGTACAACAATTAATATGAATGGTTGCGCAGCTTTCATCCTTGTAACATCCTTATTCGTAATGCAAAATGCAGGTATTGAATTGACGATGGGCACAATGATTGCTTGGTTATTTATTGCTGTTCTTGCTGCTATTGGTAATGCTGGCGTTCCAATGGGTTGTTACTTCTTAACATTGTCCTTGATGAGCTCTATCGGTGCACCAATCGGCTTGCTCGGTATCATCTTACCAATCTATACGATTATCGACATGATTGAAACTGCTGAAAACGTATGGTCTGACGCGTCTGTATGTGCTATGGTTGACCATGATCTTCAAGGCAAATTGGACGACTCCAGTGGGGACGATATGCCACAATTCCAAGGTGCTTAATTTTAGTAACTAGCTAAACTTAAGAAAATACTTAATTATATAACTCAAATAAAAGGTTATCCTGTAAGGGATAACCTTTTTTGATGACTCTACAAGTATTAAAAGGTACAATACTAGTAGAGATTGAAGTTTATTGTAGTGGTTGTTATAAAGCTAAGGAGTTGTATTGTGAAAAGAATATATTCATACATTGCTGCACTGTTAATGCTAAGTCTTATGGCTTCACAAGTACATGCAAAAGAGCAGGTTACTCAAAGTGATATTTCTGGTAGTGCTAAAGAGAAGTGCGTTAGTAGTGAACAAACTAATGATAAGATTGAAGCTGATTTACAAAGACATTTGGAAAGAATGAAGGCAGAGGACATAGCTAAGGGGTATTTACGTGAAGAAAAAACGTATGCTGAAGAAGTTAGTTTAGTTCGGGGCAGATTGTATCATTCAACGGATAAGCTCATTCATGATGAGAAAAAGACTACTCTTTTATCGTATCCTGTGGGAAGGAAGGTTCCTTGTAAGAAGAGTTTAAAGGATATAGATTCATATACAGACACAATTACTCGTAAAGGCATGACATTCCGCATTCCAAAAGGTGCAGAGTTGAAGATGTTCTATATGTTAGATAACAATATTTTTATAGAGTATGAGATAGGAGATATTTGGTATTCTATTCAGATTATTCCTTTAGATGTAGATCATCCTGATAGTAAAGATATAGAAAACAAAGTACTTGTAGATAAAGAGTATAATTTCTATCACACATTGCAAGTATATTGGCGTATGTGGGGAATCTTTGATGAGTTACAAAATCCTACTTATTCAGCGGTATGGAATAATGGCTTGCCTGGAATGTTAGTGGATTCATACAATCCAGATAAGGAATCTAATTTACTATTTGCTGCATATGATGGACGGTATGCTGTATTTAATCAGCTGGTATATAATCCAAGTACGAGTCCTTTTACTCATGAGCAGTTAAGAAACACGATTGAATATTTTGATTCTAATAACAATCCAGAGTTTAAGGCTAAAAAGCATAGATTATTCCCTGATGAGAGGATAATTCGTATATATGAGTACTAGTACAAAACCTATATTACTAGATATATAATTTGTGTTATACTTCTATATAGAATAATATCGAATTAATAGAAGGCTAGTTGGCATATTCTGTGCAGACTAGAGATTAGAATGAAAGATAAGTCAGTATTACCAATTGAGGAACAATTAAATAGATTTCTTCAACCAAAATGCCTAATCCCTGGTGGTCTAGGCTTGTGGGAGGATTATTTCCGCAAGATTTGTACGGCTTGGGGAGAGATTAGTGGTGAAATTCGACCACAGCATATCATATTTTCCGCCGATAATGGTTGTAATATGGAAGGCTATGTAGGTTATAACTATGAGGTAACGCAAAAGCAGTCGCGTAATATGCTCTTGGGTCGTTCGTCGGCTACACAGTTTTGTAACTTTAACAATATTCCTTATGAAGTTGTGGATGTAGGA is part of the Veillonella sp. genome and encodes:
- a CDS encoding iron-containing alcohol dehydrogenase — protein: MEFSYFLPVNIQFGWNKVDNIADFAAPYGKKALIVTGRTSAKKSGLYDRVVAKLDAAHIGHVLFDQVDANPLTTTALDGAALAKSEDCDMVIAIGGGSIMDCAKGIAFMAVNEGDINDYIFNRKTSDNALPLIVIPTTCGTGSEGNGFGVLTNPETGDKKSLRCNAIVPKVSIVDPAVMGTMPPHVLASVGFDALCHNIEAYTSKTAQPFTDALSHYAVMLLAQYLVPLYKHVKAVADGKPEVLSEKQLTKAWESVTLASTIGGMVINTAGVTLAHGMEHPASGLKDITHGVGLAVIEPVVVEYTWSANPDKFGALARIFNHGDGSELGEALRLIVHELDLTTNLTELGFTKKDIPWLVDNVYVVATGNIANTVAEISREDIEALYKKMF
- a CDS encoding dicarboxylate/amino acid:cation symporter → MADQNNKNVDTLAQEITLKSRGQGKLRQFILWMGALIIGAILGWQHIPALNELFNFIAAVFTRLFQFIAIPTVSLAVITTLSMLGAKKDTGRIFGHAVTYTLLTTICAAAVGLGLFLWIAPGNLPLDVIGAGAAQVPEKLGHVTYYDHFLSVIPNNILKPYLEGNVLSVMFISASVGLAFAFMPRTEGREAVLKVLFGLQELLFTLIKALLYVLPIGILAFAGQLSAQIEAGVIVGALGKYTAVVIGGNLIQFFIVIPLFLLFRGLNPVDVFRKMSPAVAVALFTKSSAATLPVTLASAEDNLKAHPAVARFVLPICTTINMNGCAAFILVTSLFVMQNAGIELTMGTMIAWLFIAVLAAIGNAGVPMGCYFLTLSLMSSIGAPIGLLGIILPIYTIIDMIETAENVWSDASVCAMVDHDLQGKLDDSSGDDMPQFQGA